The region AGGGCCAGTCCTTCTACACCGGTGAGCTCCGTGTGGAGGAGTTCCGCCTGCCGGTGCTGGAGGGCCGCGTCACGCCCGCCGACAAGAAGCCGCTGGTCAACGCCAAGAGTGTGCCGGTGGATGTGCAGATCAACTACGTGGCCGGTGGCGGTGCCGCCAACCTGCCGGTGCGCGTCTCGGCCTTGGTGCGCGGTAAATACCCGAGCTACCCTGACTTTGCCGAGTTCAGCTTCTCGCCACCGCGCGGCAAGCAGGACAACCGCCCCGATGGTGAAGAAGAAGCCGATGCCTCGGCCGATGCCCGCGTGATCGCCGACAAGCTGGCCCTGACCCTGGACAAGCATGGCGCTGGCAAGGTCACGGTGGACAAGGTGCCCACCGCCCGCGCGCCGCAAGACCTGCTGCTGGAGGCCACTTACTCCGACCCCAATGGCGAGGTGCAGACCATCCGCAGCACGCAGACCCTGTGGCCCGCCGCCGTGGTGGCAGGCCTCAAGACTGAAGGTTGGGTCTCCAGCAGTCAGGCTGTTCGGTTCCAGGCGCTGGCGCTCAACCTGTCAGGCAAGCCGCAGGCTGATGTGGCGCTGGAGGTGAAGGCCACGGCCCGCATCGTCACCACCACCCGCAAGCGCATGGTGGGTGGCTTCTACACCTATGACAACAAGACCACGCTCAAGGAGCTGGGCAGCGTCTGCTCCGGCAAGAGCGATGCACGCGGCCTGCTGCTGTGCGAAACCACCTTGGGCGAACCCGGTGAGGTGGAACTGGTGGTTTCGGCCAAGGACAGTGGCGGCAACATCAGCCAAGCCGCCAGCAGCGTCTATGTCACCAAGCAGGGCGAACTGTGGTTCGGCGGCGAGAACACCGACCGCATCGACCTGCTGCCCGAGAAGAGGAGCTACCAGCCGGGCGAGACCGCGCGCTTCCAGGTGCGTATGCCGTTCCGCTTTGCCACCGCACTGGTGGCGGTGGAGCGTGAAGGCATCATCGACACCCAAGTCGTGCAGCTCAACGGCCGGGACCCCACCGTCAGTCTGAAGATCCAGGACGGCTGGGGCCCCAATGTGTACGTGAGCGTGTTGGCCCTGCGCGGACGCCTGCGCGAGGTGCCGTGGTACAGCTTCTTCACCTGGGGCTACAAGGCCCCGCGTGAGTGGTGGACCGCCTTCTGGTACGAGGGGCGCGAATACGTGGCTCCCACCGCCCTGGTGGACCTGAGCAAACCCGCCTTCCGCCTGGGTGTGGCCGAGATCCGCGTCGGCACCAAGGCGCACCAGCTGGATGTGACGGTGAAGGCCGACAAGGAAAGCTACCCGGTGCGCGGCCAGGCCAAGGTGACCATCAGCGCCAAGCTGCCCAACGGTCAGCCCGCCGCCAATGCCGAAGTGGCCGTCGCCGCCGTGGACCAAGCGCTGCTGGAGCTGATGCCCAACACCAGCTGGAACCTGCTCGACGCCATGTTGCAGCGCCGCGCCTGGGGCGTGGAAACCTCGACGGCGCAGATGGAAATCATCGGCCGACGCCACTACGGGCGCAAGGCCGTTCCGGCTGGCGGCGGTGGCGGCAAGGGCAGCGCACGTGAGCTGCTGGACACCTTGCTGCTGTGGCAACCGGCCGTGAAGCTGGACGCCAACGGCCAGGCCCAGATCACCGTGCCGCTGAACGACGCGCTCACCACCTTCAAGATCGTGGCCGTGGCCGATGCGTCCACCGGCCTGTTTGGCACCGGCAGCACCAGCATCCGCGCCACGCAGGACCTGCAAATCATCAGCGGCCTGCCGCCCCTGGTGCGCGAAGACGACCAGTACCGCGCCCAGCTCACCCTGCGCAACACCACGCAGCAGGCGATGAAGGTGGAAGTGCGCCCACGCGCCACCCTGCTGGAACTCAAGCCGCAAATGATGGACATCCCCGCAGGTGAGGCCCGCGAGGTGGCCTGGATGGTGACGGCACCGGCCCAACTGGCGCAGAGCCGCTTCGAGTCCCTCCTGTGGGAGATCGAGGCCAAGGACACGATCAGCGGCGCGCGCGATGCCCTCAAGGCTAGCCAGCGCATCATCCCCGCCGTGCCGCTCACCGTGCAGCAGGCCACCCTGGTGCAGCTGGACGGGCCGTTCAGCCTGGACGTGAACCCGCCGGCCGATGCGCTGCCGGGCCGCGGTGGCTTGAAGCTATCTCTGCAACCCAAGCTGGCCGAGGGTCTGCCCGGTGTGCGTGACTGGTTTGCCCGCTACCCCTTTGCCTGCCTGGAGCAAAAGACCAGCAAGAGCGTGGGCCTGCGCGACGGCAAGCTGTGGCAGACCGTGGCCGCGCAAATCCCCAGCTACCTGGACAGCGACGGCCTGGCCAACTACTTCCCGCCGCGTGACGGCGAGGCCAACCACGGCAGTGACACGCTGACCGCCTACTTGCTGGCCGCCACGCACGAGGCTGCGGCCATCAACCCGGCCTTTGCCCTGAGCGACGAGGTGCGCGCCCCCATGGAGCGCGGCCTGATCGCCTTTGTGGAGGGTCGTATCCAGCGCGAGTTCTGGAGCCCGCGCAAGGACCTGGACATCCGCAAGCTCGCCGCGCTGGAAGCCCTGTCGCGCTACGGCAAGGCCCAGGGCCGCATGGTCGGCTCCATCACCATCGCGCCCAACCAGTGGCCCACCCATGCGGTGATCGACTGGCTGAACATCTTGAAGCGCGTGCAGGACGTGCCCGAGCGCGACAAGCGCATTCTTGAAGCCAACAACATCCTGCGCAGCCGCATCAGCTACCAGGGCACGAAGATGATCTTCAGCTCCGAGCGCGATGACTACTGGTGGTGGCTGATGCAAAACGGCGATGTCAACACCGCCCGCCTGATCCTGACCGTGCTGGACGACCCGGCATGGAAGGACGACATGGGCCGCCTGGCCAACGGCTTCATCAGCCGCCAGCAGGGCGGTGCCTGGCACACCACCACGGCCAACCTGTGGGGTGGCCTGGCGCTGGAAAAATTCAGCGCCAAGTTTGAGACGGTGCCGGTCTCCGGCAGCACCAAAGCCAGCATGAGCACGGGGGCCGCCCAGGTGGACTGGAGCAAGGTCGAGCGCATCAAAACCACCGATGCCTCCGGTGCCGCCCACCAGACCACCTGGTTCGGCGCGCCAGCATCGCCCGGCAACCTGCGCAACAACAGCATGTTCCTGCCCTGGAGCAAGACAGCCGCCAAGGACACCCTGAGCGTGACCCACCAGGGCCCTGGCAAGCCCTGGCTGACGCTGCAATCGGTGGCCGCCATCCAGCTGAAGGAACCGTTCAACGCTGGCTACCAGATCAAGAAGACCGTCACCCCCGTGGAGCAGGCCAACAAGTCCTTGAGCGCGGGCAGCTACACGCGCGGTGACGTGTTGCGCGTCACCGTGGAGGTGAACGCCAGCGCTGACATGACCTGGGTCGTCATCACCGATCCAGTGCCGGGTGGTGCCACCATTCTGGGCAGCGGCCTGGGCCGTGACAGCGAGATCGCCACCCAGGGCGAAAAGCGCGACGGCTATGGCTGGACGGCTTTTGAGGAACGCAGCTTCGAGTCCTTCCGCAGTTACTACGAGTACCTGCCCAAAGGCGTGGTCAAGATGGAATACACCATCCGCCTGAACAACGTCGGTGACTTCGCCCTGCCGCCCACCCGCGTGGAAGCCATGTATGCACCGGAGATGTTTGGGGAGACACCGAATACACGGATGAAGGTTGAGGCGGTGAAGTAATGGTGGCAAACAAATATTGGCAATCGATTTGTAGAGCGCTAACCATCGGGTTCATAGGTTTTTTCTGCGCCTTGAATGCTTGGGGAGCAGAGGGCAACACAGGCAAGCGAAACTGCGACTTGGGTAGTAACAATCTCTTCATTCCGCACCAATGGCCAGAACAGGACTTGGATCTCTTTGCAGAAGGAAAAATTGGCATCCTCAGTCCCCAATATGACCACTTCTATCTATACATTGCGTACAGAAGCTTAGTTGGCAAGACGTTCCGACAAAGTGAGATCGAGAGCCTTCGTCCATTCGATCCATGTTGGGACGACGAGACACGCGGATATTTTGGCTATGAGTGGCGTAATGCCCCAAAAATGGTCGCAGCCTGGCGGTCATGGGGCTCTGCAAGAAAGCTCATTACGGACACATCATCGAAGTATCAAAAGGCCACAACCGGCCAGCGGTCGGCGCTTGACTACCTGGACTACAACATCCCCAACTGCAACCCAGATGCATTCAGTACCGCAGCATCGACGCTGCAACAGCGCCTTGTGGCATATGGAAATGACATCTGGGTCAAGCAATGGGTAGATGGACAAGATCTAGTTTTTGGTCAGTGCGAAACAAAATCGGATGTCTTCCCTAACGAAGCGCAGAGGCTAGCACCTAGCTGGTTTCAAAAAGACCGCGCCTATCAAATTGCTGCAGCGAAGTTTTATGCGGGTGATTACCAAGATTCTGTCGCTCGATTTGACGCAATTGCCAAGGATACTGAATCCCCTTGGAGCGATATCGCTCCCTACATTGCCGCACGGGCATTACTCCGCCAAGCCAGCGTTGGAAACGTCACTAACGCTGTGACCCAGATTCAGATGTTTGAAGATGCGCAGTCACGCCTCATCGAATTTATAAAACGAGCTTCCGATGTCTCGACTAGGAGAGATGGCGAACGCTTGCTACAACGCATCGGATTAAGAATTGACCCTTACGGAACCCGAAACGCTATCGAGGAGCGTTTGAATTCAGACATCCTTTCAACAAATCTTGGGCAGGACGTAAGAGATTTCGATGCCAGCCTAGCTTATGAGCCTGACGTGTTGGCGACGAATCCTGGATTTGGTGCATGGTTAGGCGCAATTCGTAGAGGAATCACAAATGTCTTGCCACCTGACTTTATCCCACCGATGGATGACGCTTGGTTAGTCGCTCGTCTTCAAAACGCAGATACATCCGATAACAATGTCACCAAACTTCTGCGTGAGGCCGCGCAAATCCCTCGTACAGCACCCGCATATCCAACCGCGCGGTATCACATGATTCGCCTAATTTCAAATCATTCGGAAGCAATGAAGATTGCGAGCGAACTCTTGGCTGATTCAACAATCAATTTGACACAGCAAGATAAGAATCGAATCGCAAAAATAGCACTGCCCCATGCAAAGTCTCCTTTAGAACTCGCCAAGTTGATTCATGTAAAGCCTGTCTCTAGTCAGTTTTCCGATTTCAGTCACAACGAGATCGAAGAGAGTTTGCCTCCTGTAGACCAAGACGGAGCGAAGATACTCAATGAATTAATGCCCTTAGACACTTTGTACAGTGTTCAGCACAATCCTTCTAGCCCACAGTCGCTGCGAAAAGCCCTCTTGGGAGTCGTATGGACCAGAGCATTAGTACTAAAGCGATGGGACATACTCAAGAAATTGGAATTCGACTTGATGCAGGCATTGCCAAAAGCGAGAACGGAAATCCAGCTCATAGCCAGCGCAAATCAGCCTGCTGAGAAATTCGGTCTTGGAGCGGTTTTCTTGGCGAAATTTCCGGGACTGCTCGGCAACATCTCAACCCAAATCTATGGAACCCAGGAGAAAGACATTTCCGAACTTGCGCTGCCGAATATGCATCGGCGGCATCCCGTGGATTGGGATCGAGACAATTGGTGGTGTTCAATTCCAGAGGGGAGGTATTGGTCAAATGATCCCATACCGGCCGCCCCCCAGGCGCATCCGATGCTTTCAGTCAAGGAAGCAAAACAATGGAAGCAAGAGATGAGGACATTGGCCGAGATACCAAACGCAACTGATTATCTGGGCAGTGCTGTATTAGAGTGGGCCACAGCACATCCAAAGGACAACCGATTACCCGAAGCGCTTCGAATGATTGTTCGCTCTGCACGGGGTGGCTGCATTAGCGCCACAACACAGGGCTTGGGAAGGCGCGCTTTCCGCCATCTACATCGGCACTTCCCGCAGAGTGATGCCGCACGAACCACACGCACGCATAGTTGAACTTTCTGCTCAGCGTTGCTCGTTAATTTCTGAGGAAAGTCGCATTGAAGCGTTTTATTGCTCTAATAGTAATAGCTGGATGTGCTTTATCGACAGGGGCTAGCACCCCATTTGACCAAGTACGCTCCAGCCACCAGCCCTCCGACACCCTGATCCTCGACCGACAGGGTGTGGAGCTGCACCGCCTGCGCACCGATGCCAGCGTGCGTCGGGGCCGCTGGGTGGCACTGGGGGACATGTCGGCGGCGTTGCGCATGGCCATCGTGCTGTCGGAGGACCGGCGTTTCTACGAGCACAGCGGGGTCGACTGGCAGGCGGTCACGGCTGCTGCCTGGGCCAATCTGTGGAACAGCCGCACGCGCGGTGCCTCCACCATCACCATGCAGCTGGCAGGATTGCTGGACGACGATTTGAAGCACAGCCATGGCGGGCGTAGTGTGGCGCAGAAGCTGGGGCAGACCTTTTCCGCCCAATGGCTGGAGCGCAGCTGGCGCAAGGATCAGATCCTGGAGGCCTACCTCAACCTGGTGCCGTTTCGCGGCGAACTGGTCGGCATTGACGCGCTGAGCCAGACCCTGTTTGGCAAGGCCCCGCACGGCCTGGATGCACGCGAGGCCGCCGTGGCCGTGGCCCTGGTGCGGGCACCCAATGCGCAGCCGAACCAGGTGGCACAGCGCGCCTGCGTCATCCAGCGCCAGCTGCTGGGCAAGGCCGCCGAATGCGAAGCGCTGGACCTGTTCACCAGCGCCGCCCTGCAGCGCCGTGACTACGCGGCCAGCAACGGCATGGCGCCGCACCTGGCCCAACAGCTGGTGCGTGCGCCGCACGGTGCCAGCATCCGAACCACGCTGCATGCGCCCCTGCAGCGCTTTGCCGTGCAGACCCTGCAGCAGCAGTTGCGCGAGCTGTCCGGCCGCCATGTGGAAGACGGTGCCCTGGTGGTGCTGGACAACGCCAGCGGCGCAGTGCTGGCTTGGGTAGGCTCATCAGGTGAACTCAGCCGCGCGGCGGATGTGGATGGTGTCACCGCCCTGCGCCAGCCCGGCTCCACGCTCAAGCCCTTTCTCTACGCCCAGGCCATCGCCGAGCGGCGGCTGACCGCCGCCTCATTGCTGGACGACACGGGCACGCAAATTCCCACGGCCTCAGGTCTGTACATTCCGCAAAACTACGACCACCAGTTCAAGGGCTGGGTCTCGGTGCGCACCGCACTGGGTGCCTCGCTCAATGTGCCGGCCGTGCGCACCCTGGTGATGGTTTCGCCCGATGCCTTCCACAAGCAGCTGCAACGCCTGGGCCTGCCGTTCAAGGAGAACGGCGACTACTACGGTTACAGCCTGGCGCTGGGCAGCGCCGAGGTCTCGTTGCTGAACCTGACCAACGCCTACCGCGCCCTGGCTAACGGCGGGCGTTATGGCCCCACGCGCACGTTGCCTGGCCCCAGCATGCCGTTGAAAAGTGTGCTGGATCCACGTGCCGCCTTCATCGTGGGCGACATCCTGAGTGACCGCAACGCACGCGCCCGCACCTTCGGCCCCGACAGCGTGCTGGCTACCCGCTTCTGGAGCGCGGTCAAGACCGGCACCAGCAAGGACATGCGCGACAACTGGGCCGTGGGCTGGTCGCAGCGCTACACGGTGGGCGTGTGGGTGGGCAACGCCAGCGGCGCGCCGATGTGGGACGTGAGCGGCACCACCGGTGCCGCCCCCATCTGGGCCACCGTTATGCGCTACCTGCACACCCGCACGCCCAGCCAGTCGCCCAAGCCGCCGACAGGCGTGGTGCAAACCCGGGTGCAATTTGACCCTGCCAGCGATGCCAAGCGCACTTTGCCCCTGGAAGCTGCGCGCAGTGAGTGGTTCCTGGCCGGTACCCAGCAACCGTTGTTTGCTATTCATTCAGAAGCTACCAGCGCATTTTCCACAAGGGCTAGAGGCCAAAATGGCATCAAACCATTGGCCGACGGCACGGCCCACATCACCACCCCGGCACCGGGTACCATCCTGGCGCTGGACCCCGACATCCCGCCCAGCCGCCAGCGTGTGAGCTTCCAGGCCGAGGGCAGCGCCAATCTGCGCTGGGTGCTGGACGGCAAGGCCTTGGCCAAGGGCCATAGCGCCAGCTGGTTGCCTTGGCCCGGCCGGCACCGGGTGCAGATCACCAATGCTCGCGGCCAGGTGCTGGACGAAATCCGGCTGGAGGTGCGCGGTGCCGGGGTGCGCTCGGCAGGCAGCGAGCCCACACCGCGCCACCATGATTGATGGGGCCCAAAGCTGAGCAAACGTGTACGGGTTCGCACAAAAGCCAAGTGATGTCAGGAGACCACTGAACACATGACGATGCTGGAGACAACACCTGAGCGTGTGATGGGCTTACTCTTGCCCGGTATACAAGCCAGTCAGCGTTTTCGCAGGGGTGCACAGGGTTGAGGCGGCTCTCCGTTTAGGATACCGATGGTCAACGCCTCGCTGCCTGCAACACTGAACCCCATTGATATGACCCTGATTACCACCCAAGACCCGCATTTCTCATTACGTTTTGCCACCCCGGATGACGCACAACACGTCGTGGACTTCATGAAAAAGCTCGGCGCTTACCAGAAGATGCTTGAGAAGATCACGGCCACCGAAGCCAGCATACGCAAGCTCCTGACCGAAGGCCGGGGTGAGGCCGTATTTGGCAGCTATGACGGTCAGATCGTGGCGTTCATGTATTTCTGCCAAACCTCGTCGGCCTTTACCGGGCAGCAAGGGCTGTACATCGACGGGTTTCTGGTGGATGACTGCATGCGCGGCAAAGGGCTGGGCACCATCATGATGGCCTTCATGTCCAAGCTGGCGCTGGAGCGTGGTTGTCAGCGGCTGGAATGGGGTTGTCTGGACTGGAACGAACCCACCATCAAGTTTTACCGCGACCTGGGTGCCACCAGCGTGGACATCATGACCATCTACCGCTTCGCCCCGGAGCAGCTGCAGGCCAACGCAGCGCAGTTTTAAGCGCGGGCGAGGGTGTTTCCCGGTGGCGTAGGGCCATTCGCCAAGATGGCTCAGTGGGCCCGCGAACGTATTTCAGTGCCATGCCTGCGTTTAATCTTCCAGCGCCAGCGCTTGCGTAGCCCGCCCAAACGCTTGGTCGCACGTGACCAGGAGCGTCAGTCGCTGGGGGTGCAGTTTATATAAGAAATATGCCTCTAGAGCTTGATCTACTTGCGCAAATAGCTATCGAAATAAAATCGTTTTACCCGAATCGATTGGAGCGCGACATGGACGGCATCGCGGCTGACTCAAAGCCCCTCATGCGCTTGGCTCAAGGGCTCGCTGGGCGGGCCGCCTGGCGTGCCGTCCACAGGTCGCGCAAGGTGTTCAATGAAGGCACGAAAGCAGAGCAGGATCGGTGGCCATCGCTGCGCAGGCTACCTTTCACCACCGAGTGACCGACGGAGGCTGTCGGGCTGAGCATGACGGCACGCGCATTCAGCATTTGCTGGCTCGTCGTCACGGTGCTGCTGAAGTTATTGAGGGCCATCACGGTCTTGCCCCCCACCATGGTCAGTAGCACTTTGTTGCGCCCTAACGCTTCCTCGGGAACGGTCATGAAATTCTGCTCCAGCACGATCATGTCGGCGAACTTGCCGACTTCGATGGAGCCAATGAACGTTTCCAGGCGCAGTTGATAGGCCGCATTCATGGTGATGGAGCGCAGCACGTCAGCGCGGGACAGCCCTGGATCGTTGTTGATTTTTCCTTCAAAAATCGGTGCAAGGCTGGCCGCGCTGTGTGGATTGGTCGGGTCGCCGGAGCGCGTCACGCCGACCTTCAGTGCCAAAAAGGTATCGAATGGATCAATCGGCCAGTCGCTGCCGGACACCACGCGGGCACCTGCGTTGTGCAGGCTACCAAAGGGCTCCATGCGTGCGAAACGGTCTGGGCCGAGGTGATTTTCGGTTTCACCAATCGAGTACGAGGCACGTTGCGCCCACTGGTAGGACATGGTGGCGGACACATTCAGTGCGGCAAAGCGTGGATAGTCGGCCTGTGCCACGGTTTCATCGTGGGCAATGGCGGGTCGGAAGTCTGCTTTGGGGCGTTGCAAGCGCACGTTTTCATAGGCATCCAGGGCTTGACGGACCGCACGGTCACCGGTGGCGTGGGCGTGAAAGTCCAGGCCGGCATCTGCTGCCGCCAGCATCAACGGCTTGAGCACCTCAGGCGGGTAATAGACCGAGCCGCTGTTGCTGCCAGGCTGCCAGTTCGGGGCCGCATCGGTGCCGGTATTGGTGAAATACGGAGTCAGCAGCGCGCCGGTGTCGGCGGGGGCGTTGACCACACCGTCCATGAAGACTTTGACGATGCGGGTGTTCAGACCAGGTGCGGCCACGGGGGTGCCTTGGTCCATGCTGTTGGCCAGTGTTTTGGCGGCAGCAATCGTGTCTGTTGGGCTGACGGCGGCCATCTCCGGCACCAGCGCCAGGGCGAAATTGGCCCGAGCTGTTAATTCTCCAGACTGTTGCAAGGCCTTGAAGGTCTTGCCATGCACGTCGGAGGAGGCTGCATCCATGAACGTTGTGATGCCTTGTTCACGCATGGCCGCCAGTGCGGCACGGCCTTGTTTAAGCAGGTCGGCATCGGTGTCGGGTGGAATCGCGGCCTTGACCTGCCAACTGGCGGCATCCTCGCAGATGCCGGTAGGCACGCCCTTGGCATCGCGCAGGAACTTGCCGCCAGTCGGGTCAGGTGTGGCGGCGGTGACACCGGCCAGACTCAAGGCACGGGAGTTGGCCAGCACGCCGTGAAAGTCTGACGAGGTGACCACAATGGGCCGCTGCGTGGTCAAGCTGTCGAGCACAGCCTTGGTGGGGTCGCCGTCGATGGACGACGTGGCCTGCCGGTCCCAGTTGACAACTTCAAGCCAGGTGTCGGGCTCTTTGTCTGCCGTGGCGTTCAGACAGGTCTGTATGTGAGTGGCGAGCTGGGCATGGGACAAGGGGGCGTAAGCCAGGTCGCACATCAGCAAGGCGCGCCCGCCTGACAGTGCGTGCAGGTGAGCATCGACGAATCCGGGCATCAGCATGCGCTCGCCGAGGTCAATCACTTTGGTGTTGGCTCCCACCCAGTTGTCCGCACCTGAATTGGTGCCGACATAAACAATCTTGCCGTCACGTACCGCAACGGCTTGCTGGACTGAGTTGTTGGCATCCATGGTCATCACCTGCGCATTGCGCAGCACGGTATCGGCAGGGTCTTCTTTTGAACCCCCGCAACTGGCCACCAGCAGTGCGAATGCCAGGGTGGCGGTGGCAGTCCAGGCAATTTTTTTCCAAACCATCAGGTTTCTCCTTGTCCATGAAATTGAAGGATTCAGGTTCGCCTGTCGAGCTTGGGAATATGGAGTCGCCACCACCGGCTTTCGCAAGGACGGTGTGTGTCGGATGTGCAGTGAATACGCCCATAGTCCGACAGGCTGCTGAGCTCAGATGGACTGTAGTGGCGGCATGCCGGTTTGAACCTCCTCAAATGCAGAGGGGCAGGGTTAACGCTGAGTGGCGGGCATTTGCAGCGCAACCCCCAGCTCAATCTTGTTGCGCACACCGAGTTGCAAATACGCATTGCGCAGATAAGTGCGCACGGTGGCTGGGCTGAGTGTCAGCAGGCGTGCAATTTCCTTGTAGGAGTGGCCACGGGAGTAGAGCATGGCCACCGAGCGTTCCCGGGGTGTCAACACATCGCGCCCACTGACGCCGTCGAGGGAGAGCACCACCAGCTCACCACAGGGCTGGAGGGTGAGCCCTCGTCCAGCAACAGAGATTGCACTGGGGATCTGGCGCAAAGCAGGTACCAGTTCGGGTGGCAGTCTGGAGCCGACCCAGTTCGGGTACGCCTTGTGGATGGCTACCCCCAGGCGTTTGTCCAGATAGAACAAGTCGCCGTAGGCATCGGCCAGACCAAATCCGTCGGGGCTGGGTACGGTGGTGTGTTGCAGGAATTCCCGCACGCGACCGCGCCAGTGGTGCTGCAGGTGCGCGACAAATTCAGCAAACAAGGCACTTTCGTTGTCACTGAATGCGGGGGATGTTTCGCTGCGGTACAAAGACACGAAGAACAAGAACCCGTTACCCGACAGTTCTGTGGTCAGCGCCATCACATGGTAGAGGTCGTGCAGTCGT is a window of Rhodoferax lithotrophicus DNA encoding:
- a CDS encoding amidohydrolase, with the translated sequence MVWKKIAWTATATLAFALLVASCGGSKEDPADTVLRNAQVMTMDANNSVQQAVAVRDGKIVYVGTNSGADNWVGANTKVIDLGERMLMPGFVDAHLHALSGGRALLMCDLAYAPLSHAQLATHIQTCLNATADKEPDTWLEVVNWDRQATSSIDGDPTKAVLDSLTTQRPIVVTSSDFHGVLANSRALSLAGVTAATPDPTGGKFLRDAKGVPTGICEDAASWQVKAAIPPDTDADLLKQGRAALAAMREQGITTFMDAASSDVHGKTFKALQQSGELTARANFALALVPEMAAVSPTDTIAAAKTLANSMDQGTPVAAPGLNTRIVKVFMDGVVNAPADTGALLTPYFTNTGTDAAPNWQPGSNSGSVYYPPEVLKPLMLAAADAGLDFHAHATGDRAVRQALDAYENVRLQRPKADFRPAIAHDETVAQADYPRFAALNVSATMSYQWAQRASYSIGETENHLGPDRFARMEPFGSLHNAGARVVSGSDWPIDPFDTFLALKVGVTRSGDPTNPHSAASLAPIFEGKINNDPGLSRADVLRSITMNAAYQLRLETFIGSIEVGKFADMIVLEQNFMTVPEEALGRNKVLLTMVGGKTVMALNNFSSTVTTSQQMLNARAVMLSPTASVGHSVVKGSLRSDGHRSCSAFVPSLNTLRDLWTARQAARPASP
- a CDS encoding GNAT family N-acetyltransferase is translated as MTLITTQDPHFSLRFATPDDAQHVVDFMKKLGAYQKMLEKITATEASIRKLLTEGRGEAVFGSYDGQIVAFMYFCQTSSAFTGQQGLYIDGFLVDDCMRGKGLGTIMMAFMSKLALERGCQRLEWGCLDWNEPTIKFYRDLGATSVDIMTIYRFAPEQLQANAAQF
- the pbpC gene encoding penicillin-binding protein 1C, whose translation is MRKVALKRFIALIVIAGCALSTGASTPFDQVRSSHQPSDTLILDRQGVELHRLRTDASVRRGRWVALGDMSAALRMAIVLSEDRRFYEHSGVDWQAVTAAAWANLWNSRTRGASTITMQLAGLLDDDLKHSHGGRSVAQKLGQTFSAQWLERSWRKDQILEAYLNLVPFRGELVGIDALSQTLFGKAPHGLDAREAAVAVALVRAPNAQPNQVAQRACVIQRQLLGKAAECEALDLFTSAALQRRDYAASNGMAPHLAQQLVRAPHGASIRTTLHAPLQRFAVQTLQQQLRELSGRHVEDGALVVLDNASGAVLAWVGSSGELSRAADVDGVTALRQPGSTLKPFLYAQAIAERRLTAASLLDDTGTQIPTASGLYIPQNYDHQFKGWVSVRTALGASLNVPAVRTLVMVSPDAFHKQLQRLGLPFKENGDYYGYSLALGSAEVSLLNLTNAYRALANGGRYGPTRTLPGPSMPLKSVLDPRAAFIVGDILSDRNARARTFGPDSVLATRFWSAVKTGTSKDMRDNWAVGWSQRYTVGVWVGNASGAPMWDVSGTTGAAPIWATVMRYLHTRTPSQSPKPPTGVVQTRVQFDPASDAKRTLPLEAARSEWFLAGTQQPLFAIHSEATSAFSTRARGQNGIKPLADGTAHITTPAPGTILALDPDIPPSRQRVSFQAEGSANLRWVLDGKALAKGHSASWLPWPGRHRVQITNARGQVLDEIRLEVRGAGVRSAGSEPTPRHHD
- a CDS encoding alpha-2-macroglobulin family protein produces the protein MSKAILKTCAALVLTVTATSQAYAFQIVGISPQGEVAQVRQVVAKFDDSAVNFGDPKAEAPLALSCSDAQVTKGSGRWVTDRSWAYEFENDLPPGVSCTLQARAGFKSPKGAELTGTTSFKFNTGGPFVQSIQPYPGARIDEEQFFTLRLNGAATLASVQANVWCAVEGLGERVPVRLINGKDRTALLKSQGLEALAAKESLRIVTLACNRSMSPSSRVQIIFGKGVSTPPLGSNVSGIAGTVEKRFAYQVREPFTATFSCERENAQSACLPLRPMRLSFNAPVPAKLLDAIRLVSPKETFKPAKDSEDNASEDEDHVVNYVHFKPLFPEQTAFTLELPKSFKDASGRTLRNADSFPLKVATGAMPPLAKFAAAPFGIVERFAEPGGVALLPVTLRSVEGAPPAKGQVTTLQPTSDADIIRWFLRVQHYDNFTVSRQAAARDVKGKLPKVLGRDDGEVQSRMVSLLQGQPGAKTLDLPQVVAGDPRPFEVVGIPLQAGFHVVEIASQKLGQSLLDERHGDGRTMHVRTSALVTNLGVHFKLGRENAVAWVTTLDKGAPVANATVRVSDCRGNEVGSATTNAQGVASFKDISPRAPTCNAEGMYNQAYFVSARAPQPVADGKGTVQDMAFTWSDWNRGIEPWRFNLPTSREPQPDERAHTIFDRTLLRAGETVSMKHILRSETSRGFDLPAATPDTLVVTHTGSGQQYTQALAWRKTATGGLSAESSFAIPPAAKLGAYQVELRGGTQGQSFYTGELRVEEFRLPVLEGRVTPADKKPLVNAKSVPVDVQINYVAGGGAANLPVRVSALVRGKYPSYPDFAEFSFSPPRGKQDNRPDGEEEADASADARVIADKLALTLDKHGAGKVTVDKVPTARAPQDLLLEATYSDPNGEVQTIRSTQTLWPAAVVAGLKTEGWVSSSQAVRFQALALNLSGKPQADVALEVKATARIVTTTRKRMVGGFYTYDNKTTLKELGSVCSGKSDARGLLLCETTLGEPGEVELVVSAKDSGGNISQAASSVYVTKQGELWFGGENTDRIDLLPEKRSYQPGETARFQVRMPFRFATALVAVEREGIIDTQVVQLNGRDPTVSLKIQDGWGPNVYVSVLALRGRLREVPWYSFFTWGYKAPREWWTAFWYEGREYVAPTALVDLSKPAFRLGVAEIRVGTKAHQLDVTVKADKESYPVRGQAKVTISAKLPNGQPAANAEVAVAAVDQALLELMPNTSWNLLDAMLQRRAWGVETSTAQMEIIGRRHYGRKAVPAGGGGGKGSARELLDTLLLWQPAVKLDANGQAQITVPLNDALTTFKIVAVADASTGLFGTGSTSIRATQDLQIISGLPPLVREDDQYRAQLTLRNTTQQAMKVEVRPRATLLELKPQMMDIPAGEAREVAWMVTAPAQLAQSRFESLLWEIEAKDTISGARDALKASQRIIPAVPLTVQQATLVQLDGPFSLDVNPPADALPGRGGLKLSLQPKLAEGLPGVRDWFARYPFACLEQKTSKSVGLRDGKLWQTVAAQIPSYLDSDGLANYFPPRDGEANHGSDTLTAYLLAATHEAAAINPAFALSDEVRAPMERGLIAFVEGRIQREFWSPRKDLDIRKLAALEALSRYGKAQGRMVGSITIAPNQWPTHAVIDWLNILKRVQDVPERDKRILEANNILRSRISYQGTKMIFSSERDDYWWWLMQNGDVNTARLILTVLDDPAWKDDMGRLANGFISRQQGGAWHTTTANLWGGLALEKFSAKFETVPVSGSTKASMSTGAAQVDWSKVERIKTTDASGAAHQTTWFGAPASPGNLRNNSMFLPWSKTAAKDTLSVTHQGPGKPWLTLQSVAAIQLKEPFNAGYQIKKTVTPVEQANKSLSAGSYTRGDVLRVTVEVNASADMTWVVITDPVPGGATILGSGLGRDSEIATQGEKRDGYGWTAFEERSFESFRSYYEYLPKGVVKMEYTIRLNNVGDFALPPTRVEAMYAPEMFGETPNTRMKVEAVK